Proteins from one Clostridium cellulovorans 743B genomic window:
- a CDS encoding molecular chaperone HscC codes for MIIGIDLGTTNSLAAYFTEDGPKIIPNRLGKHLTPSVVSIDENEQIYVGETAKERMLMYPNASASVFKRDMGTEKKYTLRNKEFKAEELSSFILRSLKEDAEAYLGEEVTEAVISVPAYFNDARRKATKRAGELAGLKVERIISEPTAAAIAYGLYQKNKDTRFLVFDLGGGTFDVSILELFQNILEVHAVAGDNFLGGEDFTEVLVDMFLSEKGIKLEELEHKTVVHIKKQAELCKRSFISEKSPVMSCKINDEILEMTIDMDKYEKQCEKLLERIRMPIKRSLTDANVKLSDIDQVVMVGGATRLPIVHRFVSRLFKILPNTSVNPDEVVALGAAIQAAMKERNEAIKEVILTDVCPFTLGTEVSKEIEENQYESGYFYPIIERNTVIPASRTERLYTVRDNQSKLRINVLQGESRFASNNLSIGELLIDIPKAKAGEEAIDITYTYDINSILEVQVKVVSTGEIKKTIIKGQNVEMTDEEIEQRMAELSYLKIHPREQEANKLLLLKAERLYEESIGDTRKRLELELMKFDAALNTRNKGKIEDGYKRLQLVLERLTEDRDF; via the coding sequence ATGATTATAGGTATTGATTTAGGAACAACAAACAGTTTAGCGGCTTATTTTACAGAAGATGGACCCAAAATAATTCCTAATCGTTTAGGAAAACATTTGACTCCATCAGTAGTCAGTATAGATGAAAATGAACAAATCTATGTAGGGGAAACTGCCAAAGAGCGAATGCTCATGTATCCCAATGCTAGTGCTAGTGTTTTTAAAAGAGATATGGGTACAGAAAAAAAGTATACCTTAAGAAATAAGGAGTTTAAAGCGGAGGAATTATCCTCTTTTATACTTCGTTCTTTAAAGGAAGATGCTGAAGCTTATTTAGGTGAAGAAGTAACAGAAGCGGTAATCAGCGTTCCTGCTTATTTTAATGATGCTAGAAGAAAAGCTACTAAAAGGGCAGGAGAACTGGCAGGATTAAAGGTGGAACGTATCATAAGTGAGCCAACTGCTGCAGCTATAGCTTATGGTTTATATCAGAAAAATAAGGATACTCGTTTCTTAGTATTTGATTTAGGCGGAGGTACCTTCGATGTATCTATTCTAGAACTTTTCCAAAATATTTTAGAGGTACATGCGGTAGCTGGAGATAATTTTCTTGGAGGAGAGGACTTTACAGAAGTACTTGTGGATATGTTTTTAAGTGAGAAAGGTATTAAATTGGAGGAATTAGAGCATAAGACTGTGGTTCACATAAAGAAACAGGCAGAGTTATGCAAGAGAAGTTTTATATCAGAAAAATCTCCTGTTATGTCTTGTAAGATCAATGACGAGATTTTAGAAATGACTATAGACATGGATAAGTACGAAAAGCAATGTGAAAAACTGCTAGAACGTATAAGAATGCCAATTAAAAGAAGTTTAACCGATGCTAATGTAAAGCTATCTGATATTGATCAAGTAGTAATGGTTGGAGGTGCTACAAGGCTTCCAATAGTTCATAGATTTGTTAGCAGGTTATTCAAAATATTGCCAAATACTTCGGTAAATCCAGATGAAGTTGTTGCTTTAGGTGCCGCTATCCAAGCGGCTATGAAAGAAAGAAATGAAGCTATTAAAGAAGTTATCTTGACGGATGTATGTCCTTTTACCCTTGGAACAGAAGTATCAAAGGAGATAGAAGAAAACCAGTATGAGTCTGGATATTTTTATCCTATTATTGAAAGAAATACGGTTATTCCAGCTAGCAGAACAGAAAGGCTTTATACAGTCAGAGATAATCAGAGCAAACTTAGAATAAATGTGCTTCAGGGTGAAAGTCGTTTTGCTTCTAACAATCTATCTATTGGAGAACTCTTAATAGATATCCCAAAAGCGAAAGCAGGAGAAGAAGCGATAGATATAACTTACACCTATGATATAAATTCTATCCTAGAGGTTCAAGTAAAGGTTGTTTCTACAGGAGAGATAAAAAAGACCATAATAAAAGGTCAAAATGTTGAAATGACAGATGAGGAAATAGAACAAAGAATGGCAGAACTTTCTTATCTAAAAATTCATCCAAGAGAACAGGAAGCTAATAAGTTATTGTTATTGAAGGCAGAAAGATTATACGAAGAAAGTATAGGTGACACTAGAAAAAGACTTGAGTTAGAGTTGATGAAGTTTGATGCTGCTTTAAATACTAGAAATAAAGGTAAGATTGAAGATGGTTATAAAAGACTTCAGTTGGTATTGGAGAGATTAACCGAAGATAGAGACTTTTAA
- a CDS encoding tetratricopeptide repeat protein, whose translation MDKKKVFDTLGVDETKDTNIIKKAYRGKLVKVNPEDDPEGFKLLREAYEEAIRLSNIVEEEEISDTPISKWIQRVEDVYKKRSSRINLECWRELFDDEVCKDFDTCNEVMEALLAFLMDHYRLPGIVWRLIVDTFQLTDIKEELYEKFPVDFINYITEDSETKDWISYSEFQGADDGDIDEFIRLYSDFKTLNSENRYDDSEEVLKKLQEIDLWHPYLEVEKLRYFSIHKRFEEAKEIAKKLQGTEYEALYIRYYIAEMYLECGELENVYEECTAILEADPEYFGAKVLLADYYLEKGEYKEAKERYIDLLEIDSYSQHLREGMQKANVALIEEMKQQLEREPKNNELRVELGWCFYQNKLFNQCVELISTMEVDDEVYYDYNNLMSRVYLEQGDYDKGFPCVEKWLEAILNTEDDGTEKIARRLKRTGLAYYFMAKCHYHFAVKKEEKIEDLNKSIEYIDLAVKEEQNISNVLLYLSAKAQALLKMGDDKRCVDVCDEILRTDKGYFPAYLYRQEAYYNLNMYREVIDDYHNAIEIYPGDASPYIFAVKVYQYYDRWEDVLVVINRAKEEEVQSNKLLLLELENRRITADSNQERKEVVEELEKLYIEAQKELGDLEEIESILHEQAKCYYDMNENESALEIIEKKLELKPSYNSLMLKGDILYALKRYQTCILMYKEMLSKEPERTNLYYSMGICYTAIGQEKENEAIECYLKVVEDYPNHLYVHGELAEIYKRRHEQSYDQENYKLAVEYEKRQVEINPNCYYYTELGLIYLDAYNMEDAVKAFEKASEYNEDDAYPYNNAGYACKVLGDLDRAYEFYKLSIERVKDGEFLPHRNMAVYYRIIGQYEKAIEIYEMIAEKGDNPIWANKRILDVYKQIGDWTKALDQVEKIFELEEDWVMDFLLEGGDIFAYEGNARESYKLYKQAIKSFSKNAMPYIKMGDYMLWLERNKKKALKYYKKAYKIATKYDSEKQEDALSNILTCLKELGKEKKGVAYVDKINSLYYSKYGSIEGALSNPEYRKLRLYSIALMNYNIGEYGRTQHYINTMKNTLNCTHCTYCTCYELLELEALMLELENDYAGALEKYKKALSISPDNLHYYTKIKELSIKK comes from the coding sequence ATGGATAAGAAAAAAGTGTTTGATACTTTAGGTGTAGATGAGACTAAAGATACTAATATAATTAAAAAAGCTTATCGAGGAAAGTTAGTGAAGGTTAACCCAGAGGATGATCCAGAAGGGTTTAAACTCCTTAGAGAAGCATATGAAGAAGCAATTAGGTTATCAAATATTGTTGAGGAAGAAGAAATTTCAGATACACCCATTTCGAAATGGATACAAAGAGTAGAGGATGTATATAAGAAAAGATCTTCAAGGATTAATCTTGAATGTTGGCGTGAATTATTTGATGACGAGGTTTGCAAAGATTTTGATACATGCAATGAAGTAATGGAAGCTTTACTTGCTTTTTTAATGGATCATTATCGTTTACCAGGAATAGTATGGAGGTTGATTGTAGATACTTTTCAACTTACAGATATTAAGGAAGAGTTATATGAAAAATTCCCAGTGGACTTTATAAACTACATCACGGAAGATTCTGAAACAAAAGATTGGATTAGCTATTCAGAATTTCAGGGTGCTGATGATGGGGATATAGATGAATTTATAAGATTATATTCGGATTTTAAAACACTTAATAGTGAGAACAGATATGATGATTCAGAGGAAGTACTAAAAAAGCTACAGGAAATTGATCTATGGCATCCATACCTTGAGGTAGAGAAACTTCGATATTTTTCAATACATAAAAGGTTTGAGGAAGCTAAAGAAATTGCAAAGAAGCTTCAAGGTACAGAATATGAGGCACTTTACATAAGATATTACATTGCTGAAATGTATTTAGAGTGCGGCGAACTTGAAAATGTATATGAAGAGTGTACAGCTATTCTTGAAGCTGACCCAGAATATTTTGGAGCAAAGGTTCTTCTTGCGGATTATTATTTGGAAAAGGGAGAATATAAGGAAGCAAAAGAAAGGTATATAGATTTACTTGAAATAGATAGTTATAGCCAGCATCTTCGTGAAGGAATGCAAAAAGCTAATGTAGCCTTGATTGAAGAAATGAAACAACAGCTAGAAAGAGAACCTAAGAACAACGAACTTAGGGTAGAGTTAGGCTGGTGCTTTTACCAAAATAAGCTTTTTAATCAGTGCGTTGAGTTAATAAGCACTATGGAAGTTGATGATGAAGTTTATTACGATTATAACAACTTGATGAGCCGTGTATATTTAGAACAAGGTGATTATGACAAAGGCTTTCCATGTGTTGAAAAATGGTTAGAGGCTATATTAAATACTGAAGATGATGGTACAGAAAAGATAGCACGTAGGTTAAAAAGGACAGGTTTAGCTTATTATTTTATGGCAAAATGTCATTATCATTTTGCCGTGAAAAAAGAGGAAAAAATAGAAGATTTAAACAAGTCCATTGAATATATTGATTTAGCAGTTAAGGAAGAGCAGAATATTTCTAATGTTCTTTTATATCTATCAGCAAAAGCTCAAGCATTACTAAAAATGGGTGATGATAAGCGTTGTGTTGATGTTTGTGATGAAATTCTAAGAACAGATAAGGGGTATTTTCCAGCATATCTTTATAGACAAGAAGCTTATTATAATTTGAATATGTATAGAGAAGTTATTGATGATTACCATAATGCTATAGAAATCTATCCTGGAGATGCAAGTCCATATATATTTGCAGTAAAGGTTTATCAATATTATGATAGATGGGAAGATGTTTTAGTAGTAATTAATCGAGCAAAAGAAGAAGAGGTTCAAAGTAATAAACTTTTACTTTTAGAACTAGAAAATAGAAGAATTACAGCTGATAGCAATCAAGAAAGAAAAGAAGTTGTAGAAGAATTAGAAAAACTTTATATAGAGGCTCAAAAAGAATTAGGAGATTTAGAGGAAATAGAGAGCATTCTTCATGAACAGGCAAAGTGCTATTATGATATGAATGAAAATGAAAGTGCATTGGAAATTATAGAGAAGAAATTAGAACTTAAACCTAGTTATAATAGCTTGATGCTGAAAGGTGATATTCTTTATGCTTTAAAAAGGTACCAGACTTGCATTCTTATGTATAAAGAAATGCTTAGCAAAGAACCAGAGAGAACTAATCTCTATTATAGTATGGGAATTTGCTATACTGCAATAGGTCAGGAAAAAGAAAATGAAGCTATTGAGTGCTACCTAAAAGTAGTTGAAGATTATCCAAACCATCTATATGTCCATGGTGAATTAGCAGAGATTTATAAAAGAAGACATGAGCAAAGTTATGATCAAGAAAATTATAAATTAGCAGTAGAGTATGAAAAACGACAGGTTGAAATAAACCCGAATTGTTATTATTATACTGAATTAGGCCTTATATATTTAGATGCATATAATATGGAAGACGCGGTTAAAGCTTTTGAAAAAGCAAGTGAATATAATGAGGATGATGCATATCCATATAACAACGCAGGATATGCATGTAAGGTTTTAGGTGACCTTGATAGAGCGTATGAATTTTATAAGCTGTCCATTGAACGTGTAAAAGATGGTGAGTTTCTTCCACATAGAAATATGGCAGTTTATTATAGGATAATAGGTCAATATGAAAAAGCTATTGAAATTTATGAAATGATAGCTGAAAAAGGTGATAATCCTATATGGGCAAATAAAAGAATTCTTGATGTATATAAACAGATAGGTGATTGGACTAAGGCTCTAGATCAAGTTGAAAAGATTTTTGAACTTGAGGAAGACTGGGTAATGGATTTTCTTTTAGAGGGTGGAGATATATTTGCCTACGAAGGAAATGCAAGAGAGTCTTATAAACTTTATAAGCAAGCAATAAAGAGTTTTTCTAAAAACGCTATGCCATATATAAAGATGGGAGACTATATGCTTTGGCTTGAAAGAAACAAGAAAAAGGCTTTAAAGTACTATAAAAAGGCATACAAGATTGCTACAAAATATGATTCAGAAAAACAAGAAGATGCATTAAGTAATATCTTAACTTGCCTAAAAGAGTTAGGAAAAGAGAAAAAAGGTGTAGCCTATGTAGATAAAATTAATAGTCTTTATTATAGCAAGTATGGAAGTATTGAAGGTGCATTAAGCAATCCAGAATATCGTAAATTAAGGCTTTATAGCATCGCTCTTATGAATTATAATATCGGGGAATATGGTAGAACTCAGCATTATATTAATACTATGAAAAATACTTTAAATTGTACTCATTGTACCTACTGTACTTGTTATGAACTATTGGAATTGGAAGCACTTATGCTTGAGTTAGAAAATGATTATGCAGGAGCTTTGGAAAAATATAAAAAGGCTTTGAGTATTTCACCAGATAATTTGCATTATTATACTAAAATAAAAGAATTAAGTATAAAGAAGTAA
- a CDS encoding IS982-like element ISClce1 family transposase, with product MPEFNKDFIITINNLKDFIVVTYVIIDDFYQKVTPAFIMNRRNIDKSVMSDSEIITLSLVGELLTIDSEKAWFGFCSKNLRDLFPNFCSRTRFHRVRKSLFRVTDAIRKEFMKFLNYQYDRIRIVDSMPIPVCKFGRAHFHKSFKPKAAYGRCASKKETYYGFKLHALVALDGYITDFSITAANIDDRDAVWELIDNSVVNTLIGDKGYIGQKIASQLKEIMDINLLTISRNNSKIKLLKPLRQLIFKARRRIETTFSQLSEQLNIQRVLAKSTWGFATRIVNKILAHNLCYFINKILNIGIDTAKIKTLIFG from the coding sequence ATGCCAGAGTTTAATAAAGATTTTATCATAACAATAAACAACTTAAAAGATTTTATTGTTGTCACTTATGTTATAATTGATGATTTTTACCAAAAGGTAACTCCAGCATTTATTATGAACCGTCGCAATATTGATAAGTCAGTAATGTCTGATAGCGAAATCATTACTTTATCTTTAGTAGGCGAACTCTTAACCATTGACTCTGAAAAAGCTTGGTTTGGGTTTTGTTCTAAAAACTTACGAGATCTGTTCCCTAATTTTTGTAGTAGAACAAGATTTCATAGAGTAAGAAAATCCTTATTTCGAGTCACAGATGCAATACGTAAGGAATTTATGAAATTTCTTAACTATCAATATGATCGAATAAGAATTGTAGATAGTATGCCTATTCCTGTGTGTAAATTTGGTAGAGCTCACTTTCATAAGTCATTTAAGCCGAAGGCTGCCTACGGGCGATGCGCTTCGAAAAAAGAGACATATTACGGCTTCAAATTACATGCATTAGTTGCTTTAGATGGCTATATCACAGACTTCTCTATTACTGCTGCAAACATTGATGATAGAGACGCAGTCTGGGAACTTATAGATAATTCAGTTGTTAATACACTAATAGGCGATAAAGGCTATATAGGTCAAAAGATTGCTTCGCAATTAAAAGAGATAATGGATATTAATCTTCTAACCATAAGTCGTAATAACAGTAAAATTAAACTTTTAAAACCACTTAGGCAACTCATATTCAAGGCTCGTCGTAGAATAGAAACCACTTTTTCTCAGCTCTCCGAGCAATTGAATATACAGAGGGTTCTTGCAAAGTCAACTTGGGGCTTTGCTACAAGAATAGTAAATAAAATATTAGCTCATAATCTTTGTTATTTTATAAATAAAATCTTAAATATAGGTATAGATACAGCAAAGATTAAGACATTAATATTTGGATAA
- a CDS encoding right-handed parallel beta-helix repeat-containing protein has protein sequence MKFKNFKKKFLSLSLTLTLASTFLPNFAPVTYAENGNVSNISNYVASDWNQVTFGQTTDTGYNNISVDDANKSVTLTAGTADGKRTGGKITGSHDGISYYYTTVDPSKNFVLSANVKVNFFAKPKFDKQEGFGIMARDAIGPDKNADAFPSNMVLVGGYSGLIQSVFRNNIVDATGAGATMEDVTKFGDRPVNDGTATYKLTMKKTNTGYQVSVDDGKEKIYYRPKQLEIRDKDHVYVGFFVARVASITVSDINFTTSDVATDPPGEPEPPKPVAPSIIMTSATTTGDSSYNFNLLSNVNGDIKIKQNGTELYKGALDNNAITKNTTLVSGDNTFDVVFTPDKTQNITSADPITSKYVVSLKSYGTSNESIYASPTGTADGKGTLDSPTDIYSAIQYVGTGQKIYLIGGTYDLKAPINISKSNSGTYDTPKVLTAYNQEKPVLNFSSSGGFVAGGDYWNISNIDVTNTVATGFKVSGNHNVIYKLNAYKNGDTGIQISGNANDKIDKWPSYNLLLDCTSHDNIDASQNNADGFAAKLTCGVGNVLRGCIAYSNCDDGYDLYSKLETGPIGAVTIENSIAYGNGVLSDGTRTLGDGNGFKMGGEGLPVKHVLRNSLAFNNFSDGITSNSDPAVTFENCTSFNNGKVNFNLQYFNSAIPQFTANNNLSFKTTAALADNIPDTNLNDSNYFYNGTDSQNKSGEKLLASDFKSLEAPKLIERNADGSIIQGNFMMLADNSSILGGADLSDFSNITAVPGTPGIPDSAAPRAPFVYNQANGICDIPVHNAKLAPSIVKFNNGNFIVTIINSIFADAKTGVKLQKAAPTVSEATLKSSIPNTLKLILDIFDLNLYINGSEVHALAEPITYTIKVDAKALNNVDTKNLALYSFNKDTNKWEFVSDAVYDNKLSEITVKTPHLSTFAIMEKVSQNTVVTNTDPTGNNNDNTNTNTNTNTNTNNDNTSTTNTAQLLPQTGSSIDTNVLIGLGMIISALGVITLISLKNRKENA, from the coding sequence ATGAAATTTAAAAATTTTAAGAAAAAATTCTTATCATTATCGTTAACGTTAACGTTAGCTTCGACATTTTTACCTAATTTTGCTCCTGTAACTTATGCGGAGAATGGAAACGTTTCGAATATTTCCAATTATGTAGCTTCAGATTGGAACCAAGTAACATTTGGACAAACAACAGACACAGGATATAACAATATCTCAGTAGATGATGCTAATAAGTCCGTTACTCTTACTGCTGGTACTGCTGATGGTAAACGTACTGGTGGAAAAATAACTGGTTCCCATGATGGAATTTCTTACTACTACACTACAGTTGATCCTTCAAAGAATTTTGTACTATCAGCTAATGTAAAGGTTAATTTCTTTGCTAAACCAAAATTCGATAAGCAAGAAGGCTTTGGTATTATGGCAAGAGATGCTATAGGACCAGATAAAAATGCTGATGCTTTTCCATCAAACATGGTTTTAGTTGGCGGATACAGTGGACTTATTCAATCTGTATTTAGAAACAACATTGTGGATGCTACTGGCGCTGGCGCTACTATGGAGGATGTAACTAAATTTGGTGATCGTCCAGTAAATGATGGTACTGCTACATATAAATTAACAATGAAAAAGACAAATACAGGCTATCAAGTAAGCGTTGATGATGGCAAAGAAAAAATATACTATAGACCAAAACAGCTTGAAATACGAGATAAGGATCATGTTTATGTTGGATTCTTTGTTGCTCGTGTTGCTTCAATAACAGTTTCAGATATAAACTTCACCACATCAGATGTAGCAACTGATCCACCTGGTGAACCAGAACCACCAAAACCTGTAGCACCTTCAATAATTATGACTTCAGCTACTACTACAGGCGATTCAAGCTACAACTTTAATCTTTTATCAAATGTTAATGGCGACATTAAAATTAAACAAAATGGCACTGAATTATATAAAGGTGCTCTTGATAATAATGCTATTACTAAAAACACAACTTTAGTTTCAGGCGATAATACTTTTGATGTAGTATTTACTCCTGATAAAACACAAAACATCACAAGCGCTGACCCTATAACCTCTAAGTATGTTGTATCCCTTAAATCTTACGGGACATCAAATGAATCTATATATGCTTCACCAACAGGTACAGCAGATGGAAAAGGGACTTTAGATTCTCCTACAGATATTTATTCAGCAATCCAATATGTAGGTACTGGCCAAAAAATATATTTAATTGGTGGAACCTATGATTTAAAAGCTCCTATAAACATCAGCAAGAGTAACAGTGGAACTTATGATACTCCAAAAGTTTTAACTGCTTATAATCAAGAAAAACCTGTACTTAACTTTAGTAGTTCTGGTGGCTTTGTTGCTGGCGGTGATTATTGGAATATAAGCAATATCGATGTTACAAACACTGTGGCAACAGGCTTTAAGGTTTCAGGAAATCACAATGTTATATATAAATTGAATGCATATAAAAACGGTGATACTGGTATTCAAATAAGCGGAAATGCTAATGATAAAATAGATAAATGGCCTTCTTATAATCTTTTGTTAGATTGTACATCTCACGATAACATAGACGCATCACAAAATAATGCTGACGGCTTTGCAGCAAAACTTACTTGTGGCGTAGGTAATGTTCTTAGAGGCTGTATTGCCTATAGCAATTGCGACGATGGTTACGATTTATATTCAAAACTTGAAACAGGTCCAATCGGTGCAGTAACCATAGAAAACTCTATCGCTTATGGAAATGGAGTTCTTTCAGATGGTACTAGAACCTTAGGAGATGGAAATGGCTTCAAAATGGGTGGTGAAGGTCTTCCAGTTAAACACGTTTTAAGAAACAGTCTTGCTTTCAATAACTTCAGCGATGGTATTACAAGTAACTCTGACCCTGCTGTAACCTTTGAAAATTGTACATCCTTTAACAATGGAAAAGTTAATTTTAATTTACAATACTTCAATAGTGCTATTCCTCAGTTTACTGCTAATAATAATCTTTCATTTAAAACTACTGCTGCTTTAGCAGATAACATACCAGATACAAATTTAAATGACAGTAATTATTTTTATAACGGTACAGATTCTCAAAATAAGAGTGGCGAAAAACTTTTAGCATCAGACTTTAAGAGTCTTGAAGCACCTAAATTAATTGAAAGAAATGCTGATGGAAGCATAATTCAAGGAAACTTTATGATGCTTGCAGATAACTCTAGTATTCTAGGGGGAGCTGATTTATCAGATTTCTCAAATATAACGGCAGTACCAGGAACTCCTGGAATACCAGACAGTGCTGCTCCACGAGCGCCATTTGTATATAATCAAGCTAACGGAATCTGCGATATTCCTGTCCATAATGCTAAATTAGCTCCAAGTATAGTTAAATTTAATAATGGTAACTTTATAGTTACTATTATTAATTCTATATTTGCTGATGCAAAAACTGGTGTTAAACTTCAAAAAGCTGCTCCTACTGTTTCAGAAGCTACACTAAAGAGTAGCATACCAAATACATTAAAATTAATATTAGACATTTTTGATTTAAACTTATATATCAATGGATCTGAAGTTCATGCTTTAGCAGAGCCTATAACATATACAATAAAGGTAGATGCAAAAGCTTTAAACAATGTTGATACAAAGAACCTTGCACTTTATTCTTTTAATAAAGACACAAACAAATGGGAATTTGTATCTGATGCTGTATATGATAACAAATTATCAGAAATCACAGTAAAAACACCTCATTTAAGCACCTTTGCTATAATGGAAAAAGTATCACAAAATACCGTTGTTACAAATACAGATCCTACTGGTAATAACAACGATAATACTAATACTAATACTAATACTAATACTAATACTAATAACGATAATACTAGCACTACTAATACTGCTCAACTTCTTCCTCAAACAGGCTCTAGCATTGATACAAATGTACTTATTGGCTTAGGTATGATTATATCTGCTTTAGGTGTTATAACTTTAATATCTTTAAAAAATAGAAAAGAGAATGCTTAA